The Virgibacillus phasianinus genome includes a window with the following:
- a CDS encoding response regulator transcription factor, giving the protein MNYHIGVVEDDMNIQNIVTAYLKKEGFTATALESAEEAFDLWETQPPDMWILDIMLPGMDGYDFCKRIREESDVPIIIISAKDEEIDKILGIELGGDDYLTKPFSPRELVARVKRLFKRTKPAKQEADEEKDKIKIDNLLVRKNDRRLFWMGQEVEVTTKEYDMLLLFAENVNRAFSREELLVKIWGEDYFGSDRAVDDLVKRIRKKLGDIQLETVWGYGYRLRSEEE; this is encoded by the coding sequence ATGAATTATCATATAGGGGTTGTAGAAGACGATATGAATATTCAGAACATCGTCACGGCCTATTTAAAAAAAGAGGGGTTCACTGCTACAGCACTAGAGTCTGCTGAAGAGGCTTTTGATTTATGGGAAACACAGCCACCGGATATGTGGATTTTAGATATAATGCTTCCTGGAATGGATGGATATGATTTTTGTAAAAGGATACGTGAGGAAAGCGATGTTCCAATCATAATCATTTCTGCGAAGGATGAAGAGATTGACAAAATCCTCGGTATTGAACTTGGCGGAGACGACTATTTAACAAAACCATTTAGTCCACGGGAACTCGTAGCACGTGTCAAACGGCTATTTAAACGAACAAAACCTGCCAAGCAGGAAGCTGATGAAGAAAAGGACAAAATTAAAATAGATAATCTTCTGGTTCGTAAAAATGACCGTCGTTTGTTTTGGATGGGGCAGGAGGTTGAGGTCACAACGAAAGAGTATGATATGTTACTGTTGTTTGCCGAAAATGTAAATCGTGCTTTTTCGAGAGAAGAATTATTAGTGAAGATATGGGGAGAAGATTACTTTGGAAGTGATCGAGCTGTAGACGATTTAGTAAAGCGAATCCGCAAAAAACTAGGTGATATTCAGCTGGAAACTGTTTGGGGATATGGATATCGTCTCAGAAGCGAAGAGGAATAA
- a CDS encoding S1C family serine protease, whose product MERNDRYNDNHDENKIDEVNLNDNEQMSRYEHTSEEDPGLTKPVKNRTQPVKKESKPKRSGAGMLFSGLIGGIIAAVVVVLLFTNNIIPLNNNTTSDSSAAQDNSTPEIAQTIATGNTDVASNIEEVSEAVVGIINRQQQNVWAPSQKVGSGSGIIYKKEDGKAYVVTNHHVVEGASEVDVVLNNGDQIKAKVLGSDPLTDLAVLQIDGKKIKTVAKLGSSEDAKVGETVIAIGNPLGMNFANSVTKGIISGKNRSVSIDTNKDKQADWVTEVIQTDAAINPGNSGGALVNSKGEVIGINSMKIAKEEVEGIGFAIPIDTAIPIMKQLENEGDVARPFIGVSTASLQQVPAQYRQQIKLPKDVKGGMVVAQVQPGSPADKAGLQQFDIITKINGEQIKSILDLRKYLYTETKIGDTVEMEVYREGEAQTVKLTLVERAEQQQ is encoded by the coding sequence ATGGAACGAAACGACCGATATAATGACAATCATGATGAAAATAAGATAGATGAGGTTAATTTAAACGATAACGAACAAATGTCTAGGTATGAACACACCAGCGAAGAAGATCCCGGATTGACTAAACCGGTAAAAAACAGGACTCAGCCAGTTAAAAAAGAATCTAAGCCGAAAAGATCTGGTGCTGGGATGTTATTCAGTGGCTTAATCGGCGGAATCATTGCCGCTGTTGTTGTCGTCTTATTATTTACGAACAATATTATTCCATTAAATAATAATACAACTAGTGATAGTTCAGCTGCACAGGACAATAGTACACCTGAAATTGCACAGACAATTGCAACTGGTAATACTGATGTGGCGTCCAATATCGAAGAAGTATCCGAAGCAGTTGTCGGTATTATTAATCGTCAGCAGCAAAACGTATGGGCACCAAGTCAGAAAGTTGGTTCTGGTTCAGGAATTATTTATAAAAAGGAAGACGGTAAAGCATATGTTGTGACAAATCATCATGTGGTAGAAGGTGCATCAGAAGTAGACGTTGTCTTAAATAATGGCGATCAAATCAAAGCAAAGGTACTTGGATCAGACCCGTTGACGGATCTTGCCGTTCTGCAAATAGATGGTAAAAAAATTAAAACCGTTGCAAAATTAGGATCATCAGAAGATGCTAAAGTCGGTGAAACAGTAATTGCAATTGGTAATCCACTTGGTATGAATTTTGCAAACTCCGTAACAAAAGGGATTATCAGCGGGAAAAATCGTTCTGTCAGTATTGATACCAATAAGGATAAGCAAGCTGACTGGGTAACGGAAGTAATACAAACGGATGCAGCAATTAATCCAGGTAATAGCGGCGGCGCGTTAGTTAATTCTAAAGGCGAGGTTATTGGAATCAATTCCATGAAAATTGCTAAGGAAGAAGTAGAAGGAATTGGTTTTGCTATTCCAATTGATACAGCAATTCCTATCATGAAGCAACTAGAAAATGAAGGTGATGTTGCCCGTCCATTTATCGGAGTTAGCACAGCATCCCTTCAACAGGTTCCAGCTCAATACCGCCAACAAATCAAATTACCTAAAGACGTTAAAGGCGGTATGGTCGTAGCACAGGTCCAGCCAGGTTCACCTGCTGACAAGGCCGGGCTTCAACAATTTGATATCATTACAAAAATAAACGGTGAACAAATTAAATCTATCCTGGATTTACGTAAATACTTGTACACTGAAACCAAGATAGGTGACACTGTTGAAATGGAAGTTTACCGCGAGGGCGAAGCGCAAACGGTTAAACTGACCCTGGTAGAACGTGCAGAACAACAACAATAA
- a CDS encoding zinc ribbon domain-containing protein, translated as MQCPNCYQQTEQGKFCTNCGALISHNESAVTEESNELPAVVEQPNIDHSTSDEPNQSNDAMEKIKQSSVNFGHFFLTLVKKPNDAKKANGNDLVSGIISIVLYSLLFALGYYLIADSFLTMFMGNIGSPFGGPALQSLPFTNGFLWPFLKFIVLFAVIIALTFIGLKLTAINYSFYATCAKYGAYLIPFLLLLAVGYILTTISLYSIGIIAIMVSVLGAIIIIPTLILLEKPATGADRIYLLLLIYILNILACAIIMQSILTSIIPLMNPMGGMLD; from the coding sequence ATGCAATGTCCAAACTGCTACCAGCAAACGGAGCAGGGAAAGTTCTGTACAAACTGCGGTGCTTTAATTTCGCATAATGAATCAGCAGTTACAGAAGAGTCAAATGAACTGCCAGCTGTCGTGGAACAGCCGAATATTGATCATTCAACCAGCGATGAACCTAATCAATCCAACGATGCAATGGAAAAGATAAAACAATCATCCGTCAACTTTGGTCATTTCTTTCTGACGCTTGTAAAAAAACCAAATGATGCGAAAAAGGCAAACGGCAATGATCTGGTTTCGGGGATAATTTCCATCGTCCTTTATTCTTTATTATTTGCGTTAGGGTATTATTTGATTGCTGACAGTTTTCTTACTATGTTTATGGGGAATATTGGAAGTCCCTTTGGTGGCCCAGCACTTCAATCGTTACCATTTACAAATGGTTTTCTATGGCCATTCCTTAAATTCATTGTTTTATTTGCGGTTATAATTGCCTTGACCTTTATTGGTCTGAAACTGACGGCAATTAACTATTCATTCTATGCAACATGTGCGAAGTACGGCGCTTACTTAATACCGTTTTTATTATTATTGGCAGTGGGCTATATTTTAACGACCATCAGTCTATATTCCATTGGTATAATAGCTATCATGGTTAGTGTTCTGGGTGCAATTATCATCATACCGACGCTTATTCTGCTCGAAAAACCTGCAACAGGTGCCGATCGTATTTATTTACTTTTGCTTATCTACATTCTAAATATTTTAGCGTGTGCCATTATTATGCAGTCGATTTTAACCTCTATTATTCCATTGATGAACCCAATGGGCGGGATGCTGGACTAG
- a CDS encoding zinc ribbon domain-containing protein: MTNQNGCLKCGSKDADQKEVAMSGTGLSKMFDVQHNQFIVVFCKNCGYSEFYNKRSSTGSNILDLFFG; the protein is encoded by the coding sequence ATGACAAATCAAAACGGTTGTTTAAAATGTGGAAGTAAAGATGCTGATCAAAAAGAGGTGGCAATGTCTGGTACAGGATTGTCAAAAATGTTTGACGTTCAGCATAATCAATTTATTGTTGTTTTTTGCAAAAACTGTGGATACTCGGAGTTCTATAACAAAAGAAGTTCTACCGGAAGCAATATTTTAGATTTATTTTTTGGATAG
- a CDS encoding TraR/DksA C4-type zinc finger protein, producing the protein MLTTEQMAVFKEHLEQRQAELFQLVESNGEYSRVDQELSNYDNHPGDAGTILFDRERDMALSQHSEVELKEINEALSSIAEGTYGICRKCGGDIPLERLEAIPTADLCFEHANNKGFVAYRPVEEDILSTNLHQHTNFTQTGYDKEDAWQDVGKYGSSDSPSDLYGDHDNYDDMFVNSDENIGIVDDAEGIARATFDGHRDE; encoded by the coding sequence ATGCTAACAACTGAGCAAATGGCGGTTTTTAAGGAACACCTAGAACAAAGGCAAGCGGAATTATTCCAGTTAGTTGAATCGAATGGGGAATATTCAAGGGTTGATCAGGAGTTATCTAATTATGATAACCATCCTGGCGATGCCGGAACAATTTTGTTTGACCGGGAAAGGGACATGGCGCTGTCCCAGCACTCTGAAGTTGAACTTAAGGAAATAAATGAGGCATTATCTTCAATTGCAGAGGGTACGTATGGTATTTGCAGAAAGTGTGGCGGAGATATCCCGCTCGAGCGACTAGAAGCAATTCCAACAGCGGATCTCTGTTTCGAACATGCAAATAATAAGGGGTTCGTAGCATATCGCCCCGTTGAAGAAGATATTTTATCAACTAATTTGCACCAGCATACCAACTTTACCCAAACTGGCTATGATAAAGAGGATGCCTGGCAGGATGTTGGTAAATATGGATCATCTGATTCACCGTCTGATTTATACGGAGATCACGATAATTATGATGATATGTTCGTTAACAGTGATGAAAATATCGGAATTGTGGACGATGCAGAGGGCATTGCAAGAGCGACGTTTGATGGACATCGAGATGAATAA
- a CDS encoding GNAT family N-acetyltransferase, translating to MEWHLKEFKDLSNNELYGIMKARVDVFVVEQECAYEEIDNYDQTAIHYFLTVENEIAAYVRILPSHTKYEEVSIGRVLVTKNFRGNGYAKMIMKKAIQYVTDVWKVHTIKLQAQQYLHRFYSELGFLQHSDVYLDDDIPHIDMFWRNNQ from the coding sequence GTGGAATGGCATCTAAAGGAATTTAAGGATTTATCAAATAATGAGTTATATGGCATTATGAAGGCTCGAGTGGACGTATTTGTTGTGGAACAGGAATGCGCATACGAAGAGATTGACAACTATGATCAAACAGCTATTCATTATTTTCTAACCGTTGAGAATGAAATTGCTGCGTATGTGCGAATCCTTCCAAGCCACACTAAATATGAAGAAGTTTCAATTGGTCGCGTGTTAGTGACGAAAAACTTTCGAGGAAATGGCTATGCAAAAATGATTATGAAAAAGGCAATCCAGTATGTAACAGATGTCTGGAAAGTACATACCATCAAATTGCAGGCACAGCAGTATCTGCACAGGTTTTATTCGGAGCTTGGCTTTCTTCAGCATTCCGATGTTTATTTAGATGATGATATTCCGCATATTGACATGTTTTGGCGGAATAACCAGTAA
- a CDS encoding ribonucleotide-diphosphate reductase subunit beta produces the protein MSSIQMRAIMDKQAPNRSTKIINGTSSNILNWDDVRFAWAYPKYKKMLGNFWTPFEINMAQDRKQIQTLTDDEQEAFLKIIGLLALLDSIQTDYAGKVADYLTDSSLNALMIILAQQEVIHNHSYSYVLSSLVSKTKQDEVFDFWRSEPVLEKRNDFITNGYKEFVENPNVENLLKSIVYDVILEGLFFYSGFAFFYHLARNQKMVSTSTMINYINRDEQIHVDLFVRIFKEVLIEYPEYDSAEMNNFVRQTFMTATELEIEWANYIIGNKITGINIEDVEAYIKFYANVRCKQLGYDRPYPEYRKNPLRWIKAYEEVDLGKSDFFEQKPRQYTKVNYEDNGFDDL, from the coding sequence ATGTCATCGATTCAAATGCGCGCTATTATGGATAAGCAGGCGCCAAATCGTTCAACGAAAATTATTAATGGTACAAGCTCAAATATTTTGAATTGGGATGATGTCAGGTTTGCCTGGGCATATCCGAAATATAAGAAAATGCTTGGGAACTTTTGGACACCATTTGAAATAAACATGGCGCAAGATCGAAAACAGATCCAAACACTTACGGATGATGAACAGGAAGCATTTCTAAAGATTATTGGGTTACTTGCCTTGCTTGATAGTATTCAAACGGACTACGCGGGTAAAGTGGCTGATTACCTGACGGATTCAAGCCTGAATGCTTTGATGATCATTCTGGCCCAGCAGGAAGTCATTCACAATCATTCGTATTCTTATGTGCTATCGAGCCTGGTTTCCAAGACTAAACAGGACGAAGTGTTCGACTTTTGGCGGAGTGAACCTGTTTTAGAAAAACGAAATGATTTTATTACAAATGGCTATAAAGAGTTTGTTGAAAATCCGAACGTAGAAAACCTGTTAAAATCAATTGTGTATGATGTTATCCTAGAAGGATTATTTTTCTATTCGGGATTTGCCTTCTTCTATCATTTAGCACGGAATCAGAAGATGGTTTCAACATCCACCATGATTAATTATATTAACCGTGATGAACAAATACATGTAGATTTGTTTGTAAGAATTTTTAAAGAGGTACTTATCGAATATCCAGAATACGATTCAGCTGAAATGAATAATTTTGTCAGGCAAACATTTATGACAGCCACTGAACTGGAAATTGAATGGGCGAATTACATCATTGGAAACAAAATAACCGGTATTAATATTGAAGACGTCGAAGCATACATTAAATTTTACGCAAATGTACGATGTAAGCAGCTCGGATACGACAGGCCATATCCCGAATACCGGAAGAATCCGTTGCGCTGGATTAAGGCATATGAGGAAGTGGATCTTGGTAAATCCGATTTCTTTGAACAAAAGCCTAGACAATATACAAAAGTTAATTATGAAGACAATGGATTTGACGATCTATAA
- a CDS encoding ribonucleoside-diphosphate reductase subunit alpha, with amino-acid sequence MIRINNWKEFLEDKLKQLFPTMPIDAFLIKHADTERGLSDEEWMNHLTLEALAQIDEENPDWTYVAAAIYSEWLYCQAAKNRNYDYEQKYGSLFGLINEITNIGIYDKALLQSYSKDEIDRLEKQIRPERDQLFTFIGLKTLADRYIAKNYTKQIFELPQERFMIIAMTIMQDEPQSQRLELVEQAYWAMSNLYMTVATPTLANAGKSYGQLSSCFIDTLDDSLQSIYDSNTDIANLSKNGGGIGVYLGKIRSSGSSIKGFKGASSGVIPWMKQLNNTAVCVDQLGQRKGAICVYLDIWHKDIHSFLDAKLNNGDERLRTHDLFIGVTLPDLFMEKVEERGDWYLFDPHEVRTVMGYSLEDFYDGEKGNGSFREKYIECVEDPTLSKEAVPAIEIMKSIMKSQLETGGPFLFYRDEVNRQNVNKHAGMIYCSNLCTEIMQNQSPTMFIDQQTKDGKIVITKEPGDFVVCNLSSINLGRAVVDDVLESLIPIQVRMLDNVIDLNHIPVTQATYTNQRYRAIGLGTFGWHHLLALKRMKWESEESINYADHLYEKIAFLTIEASMNLAKEKQAYSLFNGSEWDTGKYFERKGYVKQASSAFAWDELQENVQKHGIRNSYLMAVAPNSSTSLIAGSSASIDPIFRKFYSEEKKDFKIPVTAPDLSAETTWYYKSAYFIDQKWSVAQNAARQKHIDQGISFNIYVPNDVQARELLEIHLLAWQSGFKTTYYLRSTSSEIEECESCSS; translated from the coding sequence ATGATACGAATTAATAACTGGAAAGAGTTTTTAGAGGACAAGCTAAAGCAATTATTTCCCACTATGCCTATCGACGCTTTTCTTATTAAACATGCTGACACGGAGCGGGGACTTTCAGATGAAGAGTGGATGAACCATCTTACCCTGGAAGCATTAGCACAGATAGATGAGGAGAATCCGGATTGGACATATGTAGCTGCCGCAATTTATTCGGAATGGCTCTACTGCCAGGCAGCCAAGAACCGAAATTACGATTATGAACAAAAATATGGATCGCTGTTTGGGTTAATCAATGAGATTACCAATATTGGAATATATGATAAGGCACTCTTGCAATCCTATTCAAAAGATGAAATAGATCGGCTGGAAAAGCAAATAAGACCGGAGCGTGATCAGCTTTTTACATTTATTGGGTTGAAGACATTGGCGGACCGTTACATAGCAAAAAACTATACGAAACAGATTTTTGAATTACCGCAGGAACGTTTCATGATTATAGCAATGACTATCATGCAGGATGAACCACAGAGTCAACGATTGGAACTGGTTGAACAGGCATACTGGGCGATGAGCAATTTATATATGACTGTCGCGACACCAACCCTTGCAAACGCGGGTAAAAGCTATGGACAATTGTCCAGCTGTTTTATTGATACGCTGGACGATAGTCTGCAAAGCATTTATGACAGCAATACGGACATCGCCAATTTATCGAAAAATGGCGGCGGGATCGGTGTTTACCTGGGTAAAATTCGCAGCAGCGGAAGTTCGATTAAAGGGTTTAAAGGTGCGTCGTCAGGTGTTATTCCTTGGATGAAGCAGTTGAATAACACTGCCGTCTGTGTCGATCAGCTCGGTCAGCGAAAAGGGGCTATTTGTGTGTACTTGGATATCTGGCATAAGGATATCCATTCATTCCTCGATGCAAAACTAAATAATGGTGATGAACGGCTTCGTACACATGATTTATTTATCGGTGTGACATTACCGGATTTGTTTATGGAAAAGGTTGAAGAAAGAGGCGACTGGTACCTGTTTGACCCACATGAGGTTCGAACAGTGATGGGTTATTCATTAGAGGACTTTTATGATGGGGAAAAGGGGAACGGTTCTTTCCGTGAGAAATATATCGAATGTGTGGAAGATCCTACCCTTTCAAAGGAGGCAGTACCAGCAATTGAAATTATGAAAAGCATCATGAAAAGCCAATTGGAAACAGGTGGACCATTCCTGTTTTATCGTGATGAGGTCAATCGCCAAAATGTAAATAAGCATGCAGGCATGATTTATTGCAGTAACTTATGTACGGAAATTATGCAAAATCAAAGTCCGACTATGTTCATCGACCAGCAGACAAAGGACGGAAAGATAGTCATTACAAAAGAGCCAGGTGATTTTGTTGTTTGTAATTTATCGTCCATTAATCTGGGACGGGCAGTGGTTGACGACGTGTTGGAAAGCCTTATACCGATTCAGGTTCGTATGCTGGATAATGTAATTGACCTAAATCATATTCCTGTTACACAAGCGACTTATACGAATCAACGTTACCGGGCAATTGGGCTTGGAACGTTTGGCTGGCATCACTTACTGGCACTAAAACGCATGAAGTGGGAAAGTGAGGAGTCCATCAATTACGCAGATCATTTGTATGAGAAGATTGCCTTTTTAACAATTGAAGCAAGCATGAATCTGGCTAAAGAAAAACAGGCATACTCACTGTTTAATGGTTCAGAATGGGATACGGGAAAATATTTTGAGCGAAAAGGATATGTCAAACAGGCAAGTTCAGCTTTTGCGTGGGATGAATTACAGGAAAATGTGCAAAAACATGGAATTCGTAATAGTTATTTGATGGCTGTTGCACCAAACTCCTCAACCTCATTAATTGCTGGGAGTTCAGCAAGTATTGATCCTATTTTCAGGAAATTTTATTCTGAGGAAAAGAAAGACTTTAAAATACCAGTTACTGCACCAGACTTAAGTGCTGAAACCACTTGGTATTATAAATCAGCATACTTCATCGATCAAAAATGGAGTGTTGCGCAAAATGCAGCCCGTCAAAAACATATCGACCAGGGTATATCGTTTAATATTTATGTACCAAACGACGTACAAGCACGAGAATTATTAGAAATCCACCTTCTAGCATGGCAGTCAGGCTTTAAAACAACATACTATTTACGATCAACATCCTCAGAAATAGAAGAATGCGAATCATGTTCAAGCTAA
- a CDS encoding NAD(P)-dependent oxidoreductase has product MVETNNTIGFIGIGVMGKSMTQNLLNAGFPVQVYTRTKEKAQSLIDKGAIWCESVAELAQGADVIITMVGYPSDVEDVYFGEDGILNNAKEKSYLVDMTTSKPALAEQIYAESKTRGLFALDAPVSGGDVGAQNGTLSIMIGGEKQAFQDLKPIFEVMGSNIVYQGCAGAGQHTKLCNQITIASNMVGVSEAIVYAKKAGLDPSKVLKSITTGAAGSFSLSNLAPRMLKEDYAPGFYVKHFIKDMTIALESAKDMGLLTPGLALSLELYTELAEQGENDSGTQALIKLFEK; this is encoded by the coding sequence ATGGTGGAGACAAACAATACAATTGGATTTATCGGTATAGGAGTCATGGGGAAAAGCATGACACAAAATTTACTGAACGCAGGTTTTCCTGTCCAGGTATATACCAGAACAAAAGAAAAGGCACAATCTCTGATTGATAAAGGTGCCATTTGGTGCGAGTCAGTCGCTGAACTAGCGCAGGGAGCAGATGTAATTATAACCATGGTCGGTTATCCAAGTGATGTAGAAGATGTTTATTTTGGAGAGGATGGCATTTTAAATAATGCAAAAGAAAAATCCTATCTGGTTGATATGACTACATCAAAACCGGCATTAGCCGAACAAATATATGCTGAGAGCAAAACCCGCGGACTCTTTGCATTAGATGCACCCGTATCAGGTGGGGACGTTGGGGCACAGAATGGAACATTATCAATTATGATCGGCGGTGAAAAGCAAGCATTTCAGGACTTAAAACCAATTTTTGAAGTAATGGGGAGCAATATTGTTTATCAGGGATGTGCTGGCGCTGGACAACATACCAAATTGTGCAATCAGATAACAATTGCTTCAAACATGGTCGGTGTATCGGAAGCAATCGTCTATGCAAAAAAGGCCGGACTGGACCCAAGCAAGGTACTGAAAAGCATTACGACAGGCGCGGCCGGCAGCTTTTCATTATCCAACCTTGCCCCGCGAATGCTGAAAGAAGATTACGCTCCAGGGTTCTATGTAAAGCATTTTATTAAAGACATGACAATTGCGCTTGAGTCAGCTAAGGACATGGGGCTGTTAACACCTGGGCTTGCACTATCTCTGGAACTTTATACAGAGCTTGCCGAGCAAGGTGAAAATGATAGCGGAACCCAGGCATTGATTAAGCTATTTGAAAAATAA